From the Helicobacter pylori genome, one window contains:
- a CDS encoding sulfite exporter TauE/SafE family protein — protein MEESTAFILALVGLFTGITAGFFGIGGGEIVVPSAIFAHFSYSHAVGISLMQMLFSSVVGSIINYKKGLLDLKEGSFAALGGLMGAILGSFILKIINDKILMSVFVVVVCYTFIKYAFSSNKKPEHFEEMHFDLHANSKTPEKKRAIPFVSMDRTHGVLMLAGFVTGIFSIPLGMGGGILMVPFLGYFLKYDSKKIVPLGLFFVVFASLSGVISLYNGKVLDDISVQAGVITGVGAFLGVGIGIKLIALANEKVHKILLLLIYALSILATLHKLIMG, from the coding sequence ATGGAAGAATCAACAGCGTTTATTTTAGCTCTTGTGGGGCTATTCACCGGCATTACTGCTGGGTTTTTTGGCATTGGTGGGGGGGAGATTGTCGTCCCTAGTGCGATTTTTGCCCATTTTAGTTATAGCCATGCGGTGGGTATTTCGCTCATGCAAATGCTTTTTTCTTCAGTGGTCGGCTCTATCATCAATTACAAAAAGGGCTTATTGGATTTGAAAGAAGGCTCCTTTGCTGCGCTTGGAGGGCTAATGGGGGCGATTTTAGGGAGCTTTATCTTAAAAATCATTAACGATAAAATTTTAATGAGCGTGTTTGTGGTGGTGGTGTGCTACACCTTTATCAAATACGCTTTTTCTAGCAACAAGAAACCAGAGCATTTTGAAGAAATGCATTTTGATTTGCATGCGAATAGCAAAACGCCCGAAAAAAAGCGCGCAATCCCTTTTGTGTCTATGGATAGAACGCATGGGGTTTTGATGCTCGCCGGTTTTGTTACTGGCATCTTTTCTATCCCGCTAGGCATGGGTGGGGGGATTTTAATGGTGCCGTTTTTAGGCTATTTTTTGAAATACGATTCTAAAAAAATCGTGCCTTTGGGGCTATTTTTTGTGGTATTCGCTTCTTTATCTGGGGTTATTTCTCTTTATAATGGGAAGGTTCTTGATGATATAAGCGTTCAAGCCGGGGTGATCACCGGTGTTGGAGCGTTTTTAGGGGTGGGCATTGGCATTAAGCTCATTGCTTTGGCTAATGAAAAGGTGCATAAAATCTTATTGCTCCTCATTTATGCTTTAAGCATTTTAGCGACCTTACACAAGCTCATTATGGGTTAA
- a CDS encoding iron-sulfur cluster assembly scaffold protein NifU — protein MAKHDLVGSALWDAYSKEVQRRMDNPTHLGVITEEQAKAKNAKLIVADYGAEACGDAVRLYWLVDESTDTIIDAKFKSFGCGTAIASSDMMVELCLNKRVQDAVKITNLDVERGLRDDPDTPAVPGQKMHCSVMAYDVIKKAAGMYLGKNAEDFEEEIIVCECARVSLGTIKEVIRLNDLKSVEEITNYTKAGAFCKSCVRPGGHEKRDYYLVDILKEVREEMEAEKLKATANKSQNGELAFREMTMVQKIKAVDKVIDENIRAMLMMDGGDLEILDIKESDDYIDVYIRYMGACDGCMSATTGTLFAIENALQELLDRSIRVLPI, from the coding sequence ATGGCAAAACATGATTTAGTGGGATCGGCTCTTTGGGACGCGTATTCTAAAGAAGTTCAAAGGCGCATGGATAACCCTACGCATTTAGGGGTCATCACAGAAGAGCAGGCTAAAGCCAAAAACGCTAAGCTCATTGTGGCGGATTACGGTGCAGAAGCATGCGGAGATGCGGTGAGGTTGTATTGGCTTGTAGATGAAAGCACGGATACGATTATTGACGCGAAGTTTAAAAGCTTTGGTTGCGGGACAGCGATCGCAAGCTCAGACATGATGGTAGAATTGTGTTTGAATAAAAGAGTCCAAGATGCGGTAAAAATCACGAATTTAGATGTGGAAAGAGGCTTAAGAGACGACCCAGACACGCCGGCGGTGCCTGGGCAAAAAATGCACTGCTCCGTGATGGCGTATGACGTGATCAAAAAAGCTGCCGGCATGTATTTAGGGAAAAACGCTGAAGATTTTGAAGAAGAAATCATCGTGTGCGAGTGCGCTAGGGTGAGTTTAGGCACGATTAAGGAAGTGATTAGGCTTAATGATTTAAAAAGCGTTGAAGAAATCACTAATTACACCAAAGCCGGTGCGTTTTGTAAAAGCTGCGTGAGACCGGGAGGGCATGAAAAAAGGGATTATTACCTGGTGGATATTCTTAAAGAAGTGCGCGAAGAAATGGAAGCTGAAAAACTTAAAGCCACCGCTAACAAATCCCAAAATGGGGAATTGGCTTTCAGGGAAATGACTATGGTTCAAAAGATTAAAGCGGTGGATAAAGTCATTGATGAAAATATCCGCGCTATGCTTATGATGGACGGAGGGGATTTAGAGATTTTAGACATTAAAGAAAGCGATGATTACATTGATGTGTATATCCGCTACATGGGGGCATGCGATGGGTGCATGAGCGCGACTACCGGGACATTATTTGCCATTGAAAACGCTTTGCAGGAATTATTGGATCGCAGTATCAGGGTGTTACCGATTTGA
- a CDS encoding ribbon-helix-helix domain-containing protein, translated as MEKTENTDETRLRGTKNKLGRKPKADANKKTRAVSLYFSDEQYQKLEKMANEEEESVGSYIKRYILKALRKIEQGGAL; from the coding sequence ATGGAAAAGACAGAAAACACAGATGAAACTCGCTTAAGGGGAACTAAAAATAAACTAGGACGCAAACCAAAAGCAGACGCTAATAAAAAAACTCGCGCGGTAAGCTTGTATTTTTCTGATGAGCAATACCAAAAACTAGAGAAAATGGCTAACGAAGAAGAAGAAAGCGTGGGATCTTATATCAAACGCTATATTTTGAAGGCTTTAAGAAAAATAGAACAAGGTGGTGCTTTATAG
- the radA gene encoding DNA repair protein RadA, producing the protein MAKKTSLFECQHCGFTSPKWLGKCVQCNAWESFVELNQTQKEVLHALKKPLPQAQKSVSIAEIEHEEVIKFSSTQSELDIVLGGGIAKGGLYLVGGSPGVGKSTLLLKVASGLAKNQQKVLYVSGEESLSQIKMRATRLDCIEKELYLLNEINWPVIKANMESENYFACVIDSIQTLYSPEISSAPGSISQVREITFELMRLAKTRDIAIFIIGHITKEGSIAGPRVLEHMVDSVLYFEGDPSRELRILRSFKNRFGPTSEIGLFEMKEQGLVSAKEASSLFFSKEEPMEGSAITITLEGSRALILEIQALVSECSFGAPKRLANGFDTNRLNMLIALLEKKLEIPLNRHDVFINVSGGIKISEPACDLAVIASILSSFKNRKIDNKTAFLGEVSLNGRILEAPNLNARLKEMENYGFLKAILPKKPSQKTSIKCYEANVVGKIVEWM; encoded by the coding sequence TTGGCTAAAAAAACTTCTTTATTTGAGTGTCAGCATTGTGGTTTTACAAGCCCTAAGTGGCTAGGAAAGTGCGTTCAGTGCAACGCATGGGAGAGTTTTGTAGAATTGAACCAAACCCAAAAGGAAGTTTTACATGCGCTTAAAAAACCGCTCCCACAAGCGCAAAAAAGCGTTTCTATCGCTGAAATTGAGCATGAAGAAGTCATTAAGTTTTCTTCCACTCAAAGCGAGTTGGATATTGTTTTAGGTGGGGGGATCGCTAAAGGGGGGCTGTATTTAGTGGGGGGGAGTCCTGGGGTGGGGAAATCCACTCTGCTTTTAAAAGTGGCTTCTGGCTTAGCCAAAAACCAGCAAAAGGTTTTGTATGTGAGCGGGGAAGAGAGCTTGAGCCAGATTAAAATGCGCGCCACTAGATTAGATTGCATAGAAAAAGAATTGTATCTGCTCAATGAAATCAATTGGCCTGTGATTAAGGCTAATATGGAGAGCGAAAATTATTTTGCTTGCGTGATTGATTCCATCCAAACGCTTTATTCGCCAGAGATTTCTTCAGCGCCCGGCTCTATTTCGCAAGTGCGAGAGATCACTTTTGAGCTCATGCGTTTGGCGAAAACAAGAGATATTGCTATTTTTATCATCGGCCATATCACTAAAGAAGGGAGCATCGCAGGGCCTAGAGTGCTAGAGCATATGGTGGATAGCGTGCTGTATTTTGAAGGCGATCCCAGTAGGGAATTAAGGATTTTAAGGAGTTTTAAAAACCGCTTTGGCCCTACGAGTGAAATCGGCTTGTTTGAAATGAAAGAGCAGGGTTTGGTGAGCGCCAAAGAAGCTTCAAGCTTGTTTTTTTCTAAAGAAGAGCCTATGGAAGGGAGCGCGATTACCATCACTTTAGAAGGCTCAAGGGCGTTGATTTTAGAGATTCAGGCGTTGGTGAGCGAGTGCAGTTTTGGAGCGCCCAAACGATTAGCGAACGGGTTTGACACTAACCGCCTTAACATGCTTATTGCTTTATTGGAAAAAAAGCTAGAAATCCCCTTAAACCGCCATGATGTGTTCATTAATGTGAGCGGAGGCATTAAGATTAGCGAGCCGGCTTGCGATTTAGCGGTCATTGCCAGTATCCTTTCAAGCTTTAAAAACAGAAAAATTGACAATAAAACGGCGTTTTTGGGCGAAGTGAGTTTGAATGGCAGGATTTTAGAAGCCCCTAATTTGAACGCTAGATTGAAAGAAATGGAAAATTACGGCTTTTTAAAAGCCATTTTGCCCAAAAAACCCAGTCAAAAAACCTCTATCAAATGCTATGAAGCCAATGTGGTGGGTAAGATTGTTGAGTGGATGTGA
- a CDS encoding NifS family cysteine desulfurase — MLQRIYLDNNATTRIDPKVKEIMDPFLRDHYGNPSSLHQFGTETHPAIAEALDKLYKGINARDIDDVIITSCATESNNWVLKGVYFDECLKKGKNHIVTTVAEHPAVRSTCNFLESLGVEVTYLPINEHGSITAEQVKEAITEKTALVSVMWANNETGLIFPIEEIGAICKEKGVLFHTDAVQAIGKIPVDVLKANVDFLSFSAHKFHGPKGIGGLYIRSGVGLTPLFHGGEHMNGRRSGTLNVPYIVGMGEAMKLAVEHLDYEKEVVGKLRDKLEEALLKIPDVMVVGDRVHRVPNTTLISVRGIEGEAMLWDLNRSNIAASTGSACASEDLEANPVMVAIGASKELAHTAIRLSLSRFNTEAEIDKTIEVFSQAAVRLRNISSSY; from the coding sequence TTGTTACAACGAATTTATTTAGACAATAACGCTACAACTAGGATTGACCCTAAAGTCAAAGAGATCATGGATCCTTTTTTAAGGGATCATTACGGGAATCCTAGCTCGTTACACCAGTTTGGTACAGAAACCCATCCGGCCATTGCAGAAGCGCTAGATAAGCTTTATAAGGGCATTAACGCTAGGGATATAGATGATGTGATCATCACTTCTTGCGCGACAGAAAGCAATAATTGGGTTTTAAAGGGCGTGTATTTTGATGAATGCTTGAAAAAAGGCAAAAACCATATTGTAACCACGGTTGCAGAGCATCCGGCGGTGCGATCCACTTGCAATTTTTTAGAAAGCTTGGGGGTGGAGGTTACTTACTTGCCCATTAATGAGCATGGGAGCATCACCGCAGAGCAAGTCAAAGAAGCGATCACAGAAAAAACCGCTCTAGTGAGCGTGATGTGGGCGAATAATGAAACCGGTCTCATTTTCCCTATTGAAGAAATTGGGGCTATTTGTAAAGAAAAGGGCGTGTTGTTCCATACCGATGCCGTGCAAGCGATTGGTAAAATCCCTGTAGATGTGTTGAAAGCGAATGTGGATTTCCTTTCTTTTAGCGCGCACAAATTCCATGGGCCTAAAGGCATTGGGGGGTTGTATATTAGAAGTGGGGTGGGATTGACCCCTCTTTTTCATGGCGGGGAGCATATGAATGGCAGGCGCAGCGGGACTTTGAATGTGCCTTATATCGTGGGCATGGGCGAAGCGATGAAATTAGCCGTAGAGCATTTAGATTATGAAAAAGAAGTGGTAGGGAAATTGCGCGACAAATTAGAAGAAGCGCTTTTGAAAATCCCTGATGTGATGGTGGTGGGCGATAGAGTTCATCGTGTGCCTAACACGACTTTAATCAGCGTGAGAGGGATTGAAGGAGAGGCCATGCTGTGGGATTTGAATCGCTCTAATATCGCCGCTTCCACAGGGAGCGCGTGCGCGAGTGAGGATTTAGAGGCTAATCCTGTAATGGTAGCGATTGGAGCGAGTAAGGAATTGGCTCATACCGCTATCAGGCTTTCATTGAGCCGTTTTAACACGGAAGCTGAAATTGACAAAACGATTGAAGTTTTCTCTCAAGCGGCTGTAAGATTGAGAAACATTTCAAGCTCTTATTAA
- a CDS encoding helix-turn-helix domain-containing protein, which produces MESKINRLSAKIDALLEQQKRVISLLETYLSVYPAQEASNKFFKGVSQGMELAPEIAQEDEEKRLYVLQYLSHVDITKNKQDSQLKKDCLEFIQRFNVPKPIIVTALYNLKGIKPTKKEVAKQLQKLYVWEKRYQQGGIDALKDRRGRPLKKP; this is translated from the coding sequence ATGGAAAGTAAAATAAATCGTTTGAGTGCCAAAATAGACGCACTATTGGAACAGCAAAAAAGAGTGATTTCTTTACTAGAAACTTATTTGAGCGTTTATCCCGCCCAAGAGGCTTCAAATAAGTTTTTTAAAGGCGTTAGTCAAGGGATGGAGTTAGCCCCAGAAATCGCGCAAGAAGATGAAGAAAAACGCCTTTATGTGTTGCAATATTTAAGCCATGTGGATATTACTAAAAACAAGCAAGACTCCCAGCTCAAAAAAGATTGTTTGGAATTTATCCAAAGGTTTAATGTCCCAAAGCCCATTATCGTTACCGCTCTTTATAATCTTAAGGGCATTAAGCCCACGAAAAAAGAAGTCGCGAAACAATTGCAAAAACTCTATGTGTGGGAGAAGCGTTACCAACAAGGGGGGATAGACGCTTTGAAAGACAGGCGTGGGAGACCCCTTAAAAAACCTTAA
- the msrB gene encoding peptide-methionine (R)-S-oxide reductase MsrB — translation MKVLSYLKIFYLFLLIGAIMQANENMGAKHPKTDERVIYLAGGCFWGLEAYMERIYGVIDASSGYANGKTSSTNYEKLHESDHAESVKVIYDPKKISLDKLLRYYFKVIDPVSVNKQGNDVGRQYRTGIYYVNSTDKEVIDNALKALQKEVKGKIAIEVEPLKNYVRAEEYHQDYLKKHPGGYCHIDLKKADEVIVDDDKYTKPSDEVLKKKLTKLQYEVTQNKHTEKPFENEYYNKDEEGIYVDITTGEPLFSSADKYDSGCGWPSFSKPINKDVVKYEDDESLNRKRIEVLSRIGKAHLGHVFNDGPKELGGLRYCINSAALRFIPLKDMEKEGYGEFIPYIKKGELKKYIQDKKTH, via the coding sequence ATGAAGGTATTATCTTACTTGAAAATTTTTTATCTTTTTCTACTAATAGGAGCGATCATGCAAGCGAATGAAAACATGGGGGCTAAACACCCTAAAACCGATGAAAGAGTGATTTACTTGGCTGGGGGGTGCTTTTGGGGGCTAGAGGCGTATATGGAGAGGATTTATGGCGTTATAGACGCAAGCTCTGGTTACGCTAATGGCAAGACTTCAAGCACGAATTATGAAAAGTTGCATGAGAGCGATCATGCTGAAAGCGTGAAAGTGATCTATGATCCTAAAAAGATCAGTTTGGACAAGTTGCTGCGCTATTATTTTAAGGTGATTGATCCGGTGAGCGTGAACAAGCAGGGTAATGATGTGGGCAGGCAGTATCGCACAGGGATTTATTATGTCAATAGCACGGATAAAGAAGTGATAGACAACGCCTTAAAAGCGTTACAAAAAGAAGTGAAAGGCAAGATCGCCATTGAGGTAGAGCCGTTAAAAAATTATGTGAGGGCTGAAGAGTATCACCAGGATTATTTGAAAAAACACCCCGGTGGTTATTGTCATATTGATTTGAAAAAGGCGGATGAAGTGATTGTGGATGACGATAAATACACCAAACCAAGCGATGAAGTTTTAAAGAAAAAACTCACCAAACTCCAGTATGAGGTGACTCAAAACAAACACACTGAGAAACCTTTTGAAAATGAGTATTACAACAAAGACGAAGAGGGCATTTATGTGGATATTACCACCGGCGAGCCATTATTTTCTTCAGCGGATAAATACGACTCCGGTTGCGGGTGGCCAAGCTTTTCTAAGCCTATCAATAAAGATGTGGTGAAATACGAAGACGATGAGAGCCTTAACAGGAAACGTATTGAAGTGTTGAGTCGCATTGGTAAGGCGCATTTAGGGCATGTGTTTAACGATGGGCCTAAAGAATTGGGAGGCTTAAGGTATTGTATCAATAGCGCGGCTTTAAGGTTTATCCCTTTAAAAGACATGGAAAAAGAGGGTTATGGCGAGTTTATCCCTTATATCAAAAAGGGTGAATTGAAAAAATACATCCAAGATAAAAAAACGCATTAA
- a CDS encoding YbhB/YbcL family Raf kinase inhibitor-like protein — translation MKTFEVMIQTDSQGYLDAKFGGNAPKAFLNSNGLPTYSPKISWQKVEGAKSYALELIDHDAQKVCGMPFVHWVVGNISYNVLEENASMMDKRIVQGVNSLTQGFIRSPLNESEKQRSNLNNSVYIGPMPPNGDHHYLIQVYALDIPKLELKAPFFLGDLHDKMRNHIIAIGRKEFLYKQFVRK, via the coding sequence ATGAAAACTTTTGAAGTGATGATTCAAACCGATTCGCAAGGGTATTTGGACGCTAAATTTGGCGGTAACGCTCCTAAAGCGTTTCTCAATTCAAACGGCTTACCCACTTATTCGCCTAAAATCTCATGGCAAAAAGTGGAAGGCGCTAAAAGCTACGCTTTAGAATTAATAGATCATGACGCGCAAAAAGTGTGCGGCATGCCGTTTGTCCATTGGGTCGTGGGCAATATTTCTTACAATGTCTTAGAAGAAAACGCTTCCATGATGGATAAAAGGATTGTTCAAGGGGTCAATTCGCTCACTCAAGGCTTTATCCGTTCCCCTCTTAATGAAAGCGAAAAACAACGCTCCAATCTCAACAATAGCGTCTATATCGGCCCCATGCCCCCTAATGGTGATCACCATTACTTAATTCAAGTGTATGCCCTAGACATTCCTAAACTGGAATTAAAAGCCCCTTTTTTCTTAGGCGATTTGCATGACAAAATGCGCAACCATATCATCGCCATAGGGAGAAAGGAATTTTTATACAAACAGTTTGTAAGGAAATAA